From the genome of Oncorhynchus gorbuscha isolate QuinsamMale2020 ecotype Even-year unplaced genomic scaffold, OgorEven_v1.0 Un_scaffold_2570, whole genome shotgun sequence, one region includes:
- the LOC124026086 gene encoding ladderlectin-like: MEKLAVLLLLSAAITLGDANLTQLLGLEPLLKTEVEQTPPVRAQVAAVQQGTKEMSCPSDWHPYGSRCFRFVSIPQSWSDSEQNCLALGGNLASVNNLLEYQFMQALTKNTNGHLPDTWIGGFDAVKEGLWMWSDGSRFDYTNWNIGQPNNAGEGEDCLQMNAASEKLRFDVPCEWKFTSLCSRRI; encoded by the coding sequence ATGGAGAAGTTGGCCGTCCTTCTGCTTCTGAGTGCTGCCATTACACTGGGCGACGCAAACCTGACCCAGCTGCTTGGTTTAGAACCCTTACTGAAGACTGAGGTGGAACAGACTCCTCCTGTCAGGGCTCAGGTAGCAGCAGTACAGCAGGGGACAAAGGAAATGTCATGTCCCTCAGACTGGCACCCATATGGATCACGCTGTTTCAGGTTTGTCAGCATTCCGCAGTCATGGTCAGATTCTGAGCAAAACTGTTTGGCACTTGGTGGAAACCTAGCATCCGTGAATAACCTTTTAGAGTACCAGTTCATGCAAGCACTAACAAAGAATACCAATGGCCACTTACCTGATACCTGGATTGGAGGTTTTGATGCAGTCAAGGAGGGCTTATGGATGTGGTCAGATGGGTCCAGATTTGACTACACTAACTGGAACATTGGTCAGCCCAATAACGCTGGAGAAGGAGAGGACTGTCTGCAGATGAACGCTGCAAGTGAGAAGCTCCGGTTCGACGTGCCCTGTGAGTGGAAGtttacatctctctgttccagaaGAATTTAG